DNA from Candidatus Nezhaarchaeota archaeon:
TACCATCGGCAGCGGGGCGGAGGAGATAGCGATGCACGTCAAGGGCCTGGAGCTTCCAGCCTACGACCCCAGGGCCGCTAAGGGGATGGCTCTGGCGTACGCTACCTCAAATAGGGGGGGCTGCCACTTAAGGGCCTACGTAGTCATGTCTGAGCTCTTCAGCACCCCTCGCTATATAGACCCCTCTAGCTACGAGGGGAAGGCGGAGCTCGTTAAGAGGATGCAGGACATCTACGCCGTGATAGACTCGCTAATTCTCTGTAAGTTTACTTCATTTGCCTTCTTCACCACGCTGAACTACGAGCCGTCCATGTACGCTAGGCTACTCGCCACAGCCACTGGGATGTACGTGGATGACGAGGAGCTCCTCAAGATAGGGGAGAGGATCTTCAACCTAGAGAGGCTGTTCAATTTACGCGAGGGCTTCACGAGGAGCGACGATACGCTGCCCGCTAGGCTACTTAAGGAGCCACTACCAGACGGCCCCTCTAAAGGCCAAGTGGTTGAGCTAGATAGGCTGCTAGATGAGTACTACGCTCTTAGAGGGTGGGACTATCTAGGTAGGCCCTCCGAGAAGAAGCTCGCGAGCCTAGGCCTCCCCTCGCCCTACGTAGGCCCTAGGCTGCAGGTTGCCGTTGACGAGCGCTACCTAAGCGACGCGTTAAGGATAGCTGAGCGGGCATATAGAGGAGGGGCTCAAATATTAGAGGTGGGGACCCCGTTAATTAAGAGCGAGGGGCTTAGGGCAGTTAGGGAGTTTAGGAAGAAGCTCCCGGGCGCCACGATAGTAGCTGACCTCAAGACCATGGACACCGGCTGGCTTGAAGTCGAGCTAGCCGCTGAGTCAGGGGCGGACGTAGTCTGCGTCCTCGGGGTTAGCGACGACTACACTATTAAGGACGCCGTGGGGGCCGCTAGGAAGTACGGCGTCAAGGTGATGTGCGACCTCCTCAATGCGCCCGACCCAGTGAAGAGGGCTAAGGAGGTAGAGAAGCTAGGCGTGGACTACGTATGCATCCATACAGGCATCTCAGCCCAAGTGAGGGAGCGTGAAGTAGATCGGAGGCTGGAGGAGATTAGGAAGATAGTGAGCACGCTAAGCATACCCGTCGCTGTAGCTGGTGGAGTAAGGGTCGAGATGGTGCCGAAGCTCGTAGAGGCTGGGTGCAGCATTATAATAGTCGGCGGAGCCATAACTAAGGCCTCAGACCCCGCCCAAGCCACTAGGAACATTCTGAAGGCCATGGAGGAGGCGTGGAGGAAGCTTAAGAGCGGCGGGCGCGCTTAGCGCTACGCTCGATACAGGCCTCTACGAAGCCCAAGTATACTGGCGAGGGCTTACCGGGCCTGGACTTAAACTCAGGGTGGCACTGGCAGCCTAAGTAGAAGGGGTGGCCTGGCAGCTCTATGTACTCAACCCTCCGCTTGTCTGGGCTGTAGCCGCTAAAGACTAGCCCTTCTCGCTGTAAGACTCCCCAGTAGGCCGGGTTTACCTCGTAGCGGTGGCGGTGGCGCTCGAATACGACTGGCTGCCCGTAGAGCTTGTAAGCTAAGGTGCCTGGCTCTAGGATTGTTGCTTGAGCCCCCAGCCTCATAGTGCCCCCGAGCCTATCTACTCCTGTCTGCTCTGGCAGTAGGTCGACTACTGGGTGAGGCGTGTGGGGGTCTATCTCTGTAGAGTTAGCGCCCTTAAGCCCAGCCACGTTCCTGGCGAACTCAGCAACTGCGAGCTGCATTCCGAAGCATACCCCGAGGTAGGGGATCCCCCGCTGGCGCGCGTAGCCAGCGGCCATGATCTTCCCCTCAGCCCCCCGTGGGCCGAAGCCAGGTAGCACCATTACCCCATCGAAGCCCTCCAGGTCCTCTATCCTCGAGGGATCCTTCTCTAGCTCCTCTGCCTCGATGAACCTTAGCCTAATCCCTACGTTTAGGTAAGCCGCGGCATGCCTCAGGGCCTCGCATATGCTTATGTAACTATCCGCGAGCTTCGTGTACTTCCCGCAGAGGGCCACCTCAATGAGCTTGTCCTGTGCCTTGAAGCTCTTCACCACCTCCTCCCACGGGCCCCAGTGCGGAGGCTTAGCGCTCAGCCTCAGCCTCTTAACTACGTAGCTCCCCAAGCCCTGGTCGTCTAAGATTAGCGGTAGCTCGTAGATACAGTCTACGTTAAAGCTGGTGAATACAGCGTCGACTGGTACGTTGCTATAGAGCGCTATCTTCCTCTTGGCCTCCTCGTCTATTGGCTTAGGGCTCCTAGCGACCACTACGTCCGGCTGAATGCCTATCCTCCTTAGCTCCTGGACTGAGTGCTGTAGTGGCTTTGTCTTAAACTCGCCCGTTACGTCAAGGATGGGCACTAGCGCTACGTGGACGAAGAGGGCCCCCTCCTCCCCCTCCTCCAGCCTCATCTGCCTGATGGCCTCTAGGAAGGGCAGGCCTTCTATGTCCCCCACCGTGCCCCCCACTTCGACTAGCACTACATCTACCCCAGACCTCTCCGCCACTAGCCTTACTCGGCGCTTGACCTCATCGGTGATGTGCGGGATAATCTGAACGCACCTACCCAGATAGTCTCCACGCCTCTCCTTGTTAATTACCTCCCAGTACACCTGCCCGGTGGTTATGTTGTTGAGCCTACTCAGGTTTATGTCCAGGAACCTCTCATAGTGCCCGAGGTCTAGATCAACCTCTCCTCCATCCTCTGTTACGAAGACCTCCCCGTGCATGTACGGGTTCATTAGCCCAGCGTCGTAGTTAATGTACGGGTCTATCTTCACCGCCGTTACGGTCAGCCCTCTTGCCTGGAGCATCTTCCCTATGGAGGCCGTCACCGCCCCCTTCCCAACAGAGCTTAAGACTCCTCCCGTCACGAAGACATACTTAGCCTTAGAGCTCGACCTCGGCACGCTACCCTCCTACTCCCCGGGCTTATTTCTCTTTAGGGAGCTTGCCCCGCGGCCCTTATTAAGCCCCTCGCGGAGGGCTCGGCTCTTTAACTAAAGCTCTGCTCGACCTCCACGCTTTATATCCCCCAGCTCTTCTTATCTTGCGAATGGAGCTGGCGGAGGTGGTCCGCTCCCTAAGGAGGAGCGATGTAAAGCTCCTTAAACTCCTCTCCTCAGCTTCGAGTAGGTATCGCTACGTCCCCTTCGAGTACCTTTACGAAAAGCTCAACCTCTCAGCTTCCTCGCTCGAAGAAAAGCTCTCCTTCCTAAATAAGCTGGGGCTAGTTAGGAGGAACGTAGGCCAGTACGTGGGCTTCGAGCTTAAGTCCATCGGCATGGACGCCCTAGCCCTCTACGTTCTCACTGAGAGGGGGGTCGTAGAGGCCCTAGGCCCTAAGTTGGGCGTGGGTAAGGAGGCTGACGTCTACGAGGCGATAACGCCCAGCGGGGAGCATGTAGCCATTAAGTTTCATAGGGCTGGGCGGAGGAGCTTTAAGCACGTACGTAAGGCTAGGGCGTACTTAAGCCGCGTTAGGGGCGCGGTTGCTTGCGTAGCCCCAGTTGTAGCTTCGCTTAGGGAGTTCGTGGCGTTGAAGAGGGTCGTCGAGGTAGGGGTCTCTGCGCCAACTCCGATTGCGCGCTTTAAGCACGCCCTAGTCACCTCTAAGATCGAGGGCGACCTGCTTCAACGTACCCGTGCACTAGCAGACCCTGAGGGCTTCTTCAACGAGCTTATGCGCAACGTCTCCACGGCCCTGAAGGAGGCTGGGGTGGTTCACGGAGACTTGAGCGAGTACAACATAATCGTCACCCCTAGGGAGGAGCCCTTAATAATAGACTGGCCTCAGTGGCTGAGTGTAAGCCACCCTTCAGCGATTAAGCTTCTAGCGAGAGACCTAGCCCAGCTATGCCTCTTCTTTAGGAGGCGCTTCGGCCTTAGCGTCGACGCCGACGAGGCGCTGAGGAGCATAGGGGTGTGCGTTTGACTGAGGAGCGCTTAATCCTCGGCGTTGATATAAGCGCTGGCAGCAGCCCATCCTCCCTAGCTCAGCCCTGCTACTCCCTCGCTATTCTAGACGGCCGCGGCTCAGTGGTTCGCTGTGCCGGGAGGGTGAAGTTGAGGGGCTTAGTTAAGTACGCTTGGCGCTTTAAGCCAGCTATCTTAGCGATAGACAACGTCTACGAGCTCGCTGAGAGCAAAGCGAGGCTCCTGAAGCTCCTAAGGTCCCTCCCCCCAGGCATTAAGATAGTCCAGGTCACCGGCCACCCGCGCTCCGCTAGGCCTCTGGTCGAAGTCGCGGCCTTAAGAGGCCTCCAGGCCCCCTCAAAGCCTACTCCTCTACAAACAGCTATTCTGTGCGCCAAGCTGGCGTTGATGGGTGAGGGCTGCGAAGTTAAGCTCCTAGAGCCCGAGGTCAGGATAGTGGTATCTAGGGCTAGAAGCCCCGGCGCAGGAGGGATGAGCCAGGACCGCTTCAAGAGAGACGTCGCCTCTCAAGTCCTTCAGGCTGTGCGTGAAGTTTGCGAGTCCCTTAAGTCTAGGGGGATCGACTACGACCTGTTCCTCAGGGGCTCTAAGCATAGGCCTGAGGGAGCCCTCATCGTGGCCTACGCGCCTAGGGGCGAGCTCCGGGGCGTTGTGAGCCCCTACGAGGGGAGGGGGGTTAAGGTTAAGGTCTACGAGCCTCCTAGCGAGGACATAGCCTTCGTACCTAGGGAAGCCTCCTACGCATCGAGCAGTAGGCAAGGTAGGTACTTGATCGTGGGGATAGACCCCGGCGTAGTGATGGGGGTGGCTGTCTTAGAGCTAGGGGGTAGGCCCCTCTTACTGATGAGTAGGAGGGGCCTCGATAGGCTCCGCCTATCTAGCCTCATCTTGAGCTACGGCACGCCCTTAATCGTGGCCTCCGACGTAAACCCTCCCCCAGCCTTCGTCGAGAGGCTCAGCTCGTCTCTAAACGCAGTCCTGTACGCTCCTCCCTCGGCCCTGAGCGTTGATGAGAAGCGCAAGCTGGCCCTAGACTTCGTGGAGGAGCACGGCTTAAGGGTCGGCGATAGCCATCAAAGGGACGCTTTAGCAGCAGCGCTCAAGGCCTTTATGCACTATCGAAATAAGTTTGAGCAGGTGGAGTCCCACGTGAAGCTCGTGGGGGCAGGGGTGCCCGTCGACGAGGTTAAGGCGCTAGTCGTAAGGGGCTTAAGCATTCAGGAGGCTATTAAGCGCCTCTCTCCTCAAGCCCCTGAGCCCTCAGCGCAGTTAGCTAGGCCTCAGCTAGATAGTGAGAGGCTTAAGGAGGAGCTGAGGGTCCTTCGAGAGAAGGTAGTGGAGCAGCAAAGGCAAATCGACTCCTTAGAGCTAGAGAGGGCCTCCCTACTCAAGTCGATTAAGGAGCTTTCTGAGAGGCTGAAGGAGATGGAGGGCTGCGTTGAGAGGCTGCGTAGTGAACAGGCACTAAAGGCCAGGGAGTCGTTGGAAGTCAGGAGGCTAGAGTCTCAGCTAGAGAGCTCTAAGGCCTACGCGCTTAAGCTAGAGCGTAGGGTTAGGGCCCTCGAGGAGGAACTGAGGAGCCTCGCGGAAGTACTGTTGAGGTGGGCTAGAGGGGAGCTTAGGCTACTTAAGCCACTAAGCGCCCTTACTTCTTCAAGCATCGCGGAGGGGGTGAGGGAGCTTAGCTTGAAGCACGGAGACCTAGTCTTAGTCAGGGACGCTAGCTCTGGAAGCCCCGAGGCTGTTGAGGCGCTGGCGAGGCTGAGGGTGGAGGGCTTAGTATCGCTGACTAGCATTAGCCCAGAGGCTAGGCAGGCGCTTATTAAGCGCCAACTGGCCTTCCTTGAATCGCCTAGCCTAGACATACTGTGGGCTGGGGGGCTTGCCTTCGCCCCCTCAGCTAAGCTTAACGAGCTTCTATCTGAGTCTAAGCGGCGAGTAGAAGAGGAGGGCGGGGAGCTAGCCGAGAAGTCCCTGAGGGACATCTTAGCTAAGTATAAGCTTAGTAGGAGTAGGGCTCTAGCAAACGGGCACTCTACCGTAAGCTAAGTCTTCGCAGAACTTCTCTATGCCCCCTAGCTCCTCCTCAACTACATCTCTCACCTGCCCCCTTAGCTCGCTTAGCTTTACTCCACGCTCAGGTATGAGCTGAGCTACGGTAGCCCTAGGCTTATTGACGGGCTCCCCTATCCTACTTAAGAGCCACACGTAGACCTCGCTAATCCCAGGGACCTTAGAGTAGATCTTCTCTGCTATGCGGTGGGCTAGCACGTTGTATATCTTGCCCACGTGGGACACAGGGTTCTTCCCAGCGGCAGCCTCAGAGCTCACCGGCCTGTTTAGCGGTATTACTCCATTAACCCTATTGCCCCTCCCCACTTGTCCGCAGTCGGCTCCGTCAGCCGAGGTGCCGAGCACGGTCAGGTACACTCCACCTATCCCCCTACGCCTCCTGTCTAGGCTGTTCAGGGTAGCGATGGTCTTCTTAAAGGGGGAGCGCTCCTCTAGGAACTCTCGTATCGCCTCGTACACCTCCTCCTTACGCTTAAAGTACTCCTCCTCAGAGCTTATGAACCTGTCCACGAAGGCCATGGCCACGGTTAGCTCTACGGAGTCGTCCTTCCTAAAGCCCATTACCTTAACGTCCTCGCCAGTCTCTGGGTAGCGCTCCTTAAACTCCTTTGAGTTTAAGAAATTCTCTAAGCCCAGTACTAGCTTCTCGGTCCTAGTTAGTGGAGCGTAGCCTACGGCCGCAGAGGTGTCGTTTGCCCCCAGGACCTTCTTAGCCCTGCGCTTAAAGATGTCCGTCAGGGCCTCAGAGCCCTGCTTAATTTCTACTTGGTACCTAACGTGCTCCGTGGGGTCGACGAACCTCAGGTTCTCTTTTATCCACTGCTTAGCAGCCCCTACGACTATGTCCGCCACTGGTATCTCTTCCCCATCTACGCGGAACGTAGCCCTGTCTCCGAAGACGAGGAGCATGGGCCTCTTAACTACCCCTCCGCCAAACCTAACTTCAACCTCCCCTGCGGCTAAGAGCCCCTTGTCTAGGTTGTGGTGCATTATGTAGCCCACCCTCTCTAGGTACTCCTTCGCTAGCTCTATAGAGGCCCTGTTCATTATCGAGTCGCAGATGTAGTCTGGGTGCCCGAGCCCCTTACGCTCCACTATCTCTATCCTCTGCTCTTCAAGCGGGACCTGCTCTAGCCTCTCGATGAAGAGCCTCTGCATTAACCACACCGCTACTGGCGGTTGAGAGTTACCCAGAGGATGTTGCTCCCTCTTATTAAGACCCTCCCGTACTTCACCTTAGCGCCTGGGTTGCCCGCGTCTGAGTCGTCTAGCTCCTCAGCGTCCCTTAGGATTAGGTTCATGTAGTTGTCGCAGCTCTCAAGTACCCCCTTGCAGGCCCTCCCATCCTTGAGCTTCACGGTTATCTCTTCGTTTAGGTTCCTTGAGAGCAACTTCAGAGGCTCTGCCTTCACTCACTCATTACCTCCCTTAAGCCTCGTGATATGGAGGGGAGGGAAGCTATTAAAGCCTTCTTCCAGCAGCTTGCCTTAACGTCCACCTTAGCCTCACGCCAGCGCCCGCTAGAAGTTAAACTTATAGTTGAGCTGGGCTAGTTAATGCCGACGGCTTAAGGAGAGGGCTAGGTTGAGGGGGATCGGGGCTGAGGAGGTAAGGCGGGTAGCCTTAAAGGAGGGGGTCCCAGAGGACTGGCTCTCTCAGCGCATCGAGAGAGGTACCGTCGTAGTTTTAAGTGGGCATAGGCTCGACGTAGAGCCGGTCGCCGTGGGCGAGGGAGTGAGCGTTAAGGTGAACGTTAACGTAGGCACCTCTACAGACCTCTGCGACCCTAACTTAGAGCTCGAGAAGGCTAAGCTCTCAGTGAAGTATGGAGCAGACACGGTCATGGACCTCTCCACGGCTGAGCCCGTAGAGGCTGTCAGGAGGATGCTTCTAAAGGAGCTCAGCGTCCCGATCGGGACCGTCCCGATCTACGAAGCTGCCATTAGGTCGGTTAGTAGGGGAGGGGCCATTGTAGACGTGACCGTGGACGACGTCTTCAACGCCATTGAGAGCCACGCTAAGGACGGAGTGAGCTTCATGACCATCCACGCGGGCGTTACGAAGAGGGTGGTTGAAGGGCTTAAGCGCCACCCGAGGGTGGCCGGGGTCGTTAGCCGAGGGGGGGCGCTCTTAGCTGCTTGGATTCTACACCACGGTGAAGAGAACCCTCTATATGCTAACTTCGACTACTTGCTTGAGCAAGCGCGAGAGTATGGGTTTGCGATAAGCCTAGGCGACGGCTTAAGGCCTGGCTGCTTAGCCGATGCCCAGGACTGGGCGCAGATGGCTGAGCTGCTGGAGATGGCTTCGCTAATTAAGAGGGCTATGAAGGCTGGGGTGCAGGTGATAGTTGAGGGGCCTGGCCACGTACCCTTAAACCAGGTGGAGGCCAGCGTAAGGGTGGCTAAGTCCCTCACTAACAACGCCCCCCTCTACACGCTAGGGCCCCTAGTGACCGATGTAGCCCCCGGCTACGACCACATAGTACTAGCCATAGGCGGCGCAGTAGCTGCAGCTGCTGGAGCCGACTTCCTGTGCGCTGTATACAGGTCGGAGCACTTAGGCTTAGCCCTCCTCGAGGACGTTAAGGATAGCGTGGTGGCTACGAAGATAGCTGCTCACGTAGGCGACACGGTTAGGCTTGGTGAGAGGGCGATGAGCTGGGATAGGGCTATTTCAGAGGCTAGAGCTAGGCTAGACTGGGAGGCTCAGTTTAAGCTAGCCCTAGACCCTGAGGAGGCTAGGAGGATCCACGGTAGAGTGCCCTCTAAAGGCCCCGCCTGCTCAGTCTGCGGGAGGTACTGTGTCTACTTAATCTTGTCTAAGTACCTAGGGGCCAGCGCTCAAGGTATCTAGGTAGTCCCTGATGCACGCTTGCCCTCTACCAGTCAGCTTCCACTTAGCTGGGCGGTTGTCCAGCCTCTCGACTATCCCCTCGCGCTCTAGGTTCTTGACCTGCCTAAAGGCTGAGGAGTAGCTACAGCCAGCTTTCTCAGCCAGCTTCCTTATGGTCAAGCTCTCCCCCCTGAGCATCTTAATAATTAAGCTCCTTAGCTCAAGCCCCCTCCTCACGTTCCTTATGCGCCTAAGGTAGGCCTTGGGCTCAAACTCCTCCTTTATGCTTAGCGACATTAAGTCCTGGACACCTTCTAGGTCGAGGAGCTTAATAGGCCTTAGTCCAGCCCCCCTCAATAGGCCCTCGAAGCTATGCTTGAGCTTAGCCTTCTTTAGCCAAGTGGCTACGCACACCCCTCCGCCCTTCAGCACCCTCCTAACTTCACTAAGCCCCCTCCTAGGGCTCGAGAGGTTCTGAAGGACAGTGATGACGAAGGCCGCGTCGAAGGAGCCATCTCTGAAAGGCAGGCTCTCCGCGTCGGCGAGGACTAGGCACGCCCTACGCTTAAGCCTCCTCCACGCTAATTTAACCATCCTCCTTGAGGAGTCGACGCCTACGGCCAGCGAGCACTTGCCCGCGGCCATGGAGATTAGGGATCCATCTCCGCAGCCCACGTCTAAAATCACTGCGCCCCTGCTCGTCTCTACTAGGCTTAAGGCCAAGGTGTGCTTCCTCAGCTGCTCAGGGCCGTAGAGCTCACTGTAGCTCCTCGATAGTTCGTCGTAGTACTTGGGGGTGGAGACCCTGCGGGCCATGCAGCCAAGCTTTTTAAGAGCTCCCCCTATAAGAAGTCGCCGTGGAGCTTGAGCTTGAGCTAAAGGCTCAGGCCTCGATAAGGGCAGCTGAGGCTAAGCTAAGGATGCTCGGGGCCTCTCTAACTAGCGAGGGTGAGGAAGTAGACCTCTACTTCCAGCATCCATGTAGAGACTTCTCCTCTACTGACGAAGCGCTTAGGCTACGTAGGCGCGGGGGGGCCGCGTTCCTAACCTACAAGGGCCCTAGGCTTGATGGCGTAGGGGCCTGTAAGGCGAGGAGTGAGGCAGAGCTGTCAGTATCCAGCTTCGAGGGGGCTGCGGAGCTCTTAAGGCTCCTAGGCTTTAGGGAGGTAGCTGAGATCAGGAAGCACAGATCTGTCTATAAGCTAGGCGACCTCACCATCCACCTAGACCGCGTTGAAGGCCTAGGCGAATTCGTTGAAGTAGAGTGCTCGAGTAACACCTCTACGTTAGAGGAGGCTAAGTCTAGGCTCATAAAAATAGCCAGAGAGCTCGGGGTGGAGGCCGATAGAGCTACAACTAAGTCCTACCTGGAGCTCTACTTAGAGGCGCTTGGCCATGGTTAAGGGGGTGCTGGAGAGGCTTCTTCGAGGAGAACTGAGTCTACTTGAAGCAGAGAGGATGATTAAGGGGATGCTGAACGTAGAGGTAGTCGACAGCATAGCTAGGCTGGACGTTTGGAGAGAGGCTAGGAGGAAGGTCCCTGAGATAATATTAGCGCCGGGTAAGCCGGTGGGCTTGGTAGCTGAGCTAGCCATTAAGATGGCTGAGGCCACTGGGCGGTCCCTTGTAAGCAAGGCTAAGCCTGAGCACCTAGCTGAGGTCTTGAAGAGGCTGAGCGAGGGCTACGAGGCTAAGCTCTATGAGGCCTCGGGCCTAATAGTGGTGAAGAAGGCTGGCTTCCAAGTCGAGGGTGGGGGGAGGGTGGGCCTCCTGACTGGGGGGGTGGCTGACGTAGGCGTAGCTGAGGAAGTGGAAGTCGTAGCTAGGGAGATGGGCTGTGAAGTCTACAAGTTTACGGACGTAGGCGTAGCTAACCTCGCTAGGCTGAGGGAGGCCGTGGCTAAGCTCTGGGAGGCCGACGTAGACGTAGTGGTTGTCGCCGCCGGCCGTGAGGGGGCCTTAGCGTCCGTCGTAGCTAGTCTGGTCGAAGTGCCCGTCATAGGGGTGCCCGTCTCGACTGGTGAGGGGCTGGGCGGCAGGGGGGTCGCAGCCCTATTCTCGATGCTTCAGAGCTGTAGCCTAGGGCTAGCGGTCGTCAATATCGACGGGGGCGTCGCGGCCGGAGTCGTGGCTAGCCTAATTGCTAATAGAGCCTCTAAGTTCAGAGCTGTCAAGAAGAGCTCTACGTGAGCCAGCGGCCTCCCTCAAGACCCTCCAAGCCTCCTTTAAGTCCAGCCTCTTAAACTCAAGGCCTAGCGAGCTGGCGAGCGTCAAGGCCTCCTTGG
Protein-coding regions in this window:
- a CDS encoding orotidine 5'-phosphate decarboxylase, whose protein sequence is MPGFIGKVLRVDLSEGEVSVESLDVDRALDFLGGRGYAAKLLYDELKPGLDPLSPENKLVFATGPLTGTSAPTSGRFCVSSRSPLTNTVFDAQAGGSFGPALKRAGFDLIVVEGASERPVYLEVKDGGARIHEASQLWGRPTHEVEAFLREKHSASSIACIGPAGEKKVRLASIMSDFHRAAGRGGLGAVMGSKGLKAVAASGSTPITVANPHAFKREVERARQVLRGHPLTGDGLGRYGTAILVHLVNKVGAFPVRNFQSSFFPEAELVSGEFMKERIVVGKKACYACPIACARISKIDLPPFGPLKTEGPEFETIWAFGPNCGVSDIEAVAYISDLCNKLGLDTISTGSTIAFAIELYQRGLLEARDMELRWGDSELLIKLVEMIARREGLGDLLAEGSARLASTIGSGAEEIAMHVKGLELPAYDPRAAKGMALAYATSNRGGCHLRAYVVMSELFSTPRYIDPSSYEGKAELVKRMQDIYAVIDSLILCKFTSFAFFTTLNYEPSMYARLLATATGMYVDDEELLKIGERIFNLERLFNLREGFTRSDDTLPARLLKEPLPDGPSKGQVVELDRLLDEYYALRGWDYLGRPSEKKLASLGLPSPYVGPRLQVAVDERYLSDALRIAERAYRGGAQILEVGTPLIKSEGLRAVREFRKKLPGATIVADLKTMDTGWLEVELAAESGADVVCVLGVSDDYTIKDAVGAARKYGVKVMCDLLNAPDPVKRAKEVEKLGVDYVCIHTGISAQVREREVDRRLEEIRKIVSTLSIPVAVAGGVRVEMVPKLVEAGCSIIIVGGAITKASDPAQATRNILKAMEEAWRKLKSGGRA
- a CDS encoding CTP synthase, with the translated sequence MPRSSSKAKYVFVTGGVLSSVGKGAVTASIGKMLQARGLTVTAVKIDPYINYDAGLMNPYMHGEVFVTEDGGEVDLDLGHYERFLDINLSRLNNITTGQVYWEVINKERRGDYLGRCVQIIPHITDEVKRRVRLVAERSGVDVVLVEVGGTVGDIEGLPFLEAIRQMRLEEGEEGALFVHVALVPILDVTGEFKTKPLQHSVQELRRIGIQPDVVVARSPKPIDEEAKRKIALYSNVPVDAVFTSFNVDCIYELPLILDDQGLGSYVVKRLRLSAKPPHWGPWEEVVKSFKAQDKLIEVALCGKYTKLADSYISICEALRHAAAYLNVGIRLRFIEAEELEKDPSRIEDLEGFDGVMVLPGFGPRGAEGKIMAAGYARQRGIPYLGVCFGMQLAVAEFARNVAGLKGANSTEIDPHTPHPVVDLLPEQTGVDRLGGTMRLGAQATILEPGTLAYKLYGQPVVFERHRHRYEVNPAYWGVLQREGLVFSGYSPDKRRVEYIELPGHPFYLGCQCHPEFKSRPGKPSPVYLGFVEACIERSAKRARRS
- a CDS encoding serine/threonine protein kinase encodes the protein MELAEVVRSLRRSDVKLLKLLSSASSRYRYVPFEYLYEKLNLSASSLEEKLSFLNKLGLVRRNVGQYVGFELKSIGMDALALYVLTERGVVEALGPKLGVGKEADVYEAITPSGEHVAIKFHRAGRRSFKHVRKARAYLSRVRGAVACVAPVVASLREFVALKRVVEVGVSAPTPIARFKHALVTSKIEGDLLQRTRALADPEGFFNELMRNVSTALKEAGVVHGDLSEYNIIVTPREEPLIIDWPQWLSVSHPSAIKLLARDLAQLCLFFRRRFGLSVDADEALRSIGVCV
- a CDS encoding DUF460 domain-containing protein, whose translation is MTEERLILGVDISAGSSPSSLAQPCYSLAILDGRGSVVRCAGRVKLRGLVKYAWRFKPAILAIDNVYELAESKARLLKLLRSLPPGIKIVQVTGHPRSARPLVEVAALRGLQAPSKPTPLQTAILCAKLALMGEGCEVKLLEPEVRIVVSRARSPGAGGMSQDRFKRDVASQVLQAVREVCESLKSRGIDYDLFLRGSKHRPEGALIVAYAPRGELRGVVSPYEGRGVKVKVYEPPSEDIAFVPREASYASSSRQGRYLIVGIDPGVVMGVAVLELGGRPLLLMSRRGLDRLRLSSLILSYGTPLIVASDVNPPPAFVERLSSSLNAVLYAPPSALSVDEKRKLALDFVEEHGLRVGDSHQRDALAAALKAFMHYRNKFEQVESHVKLVGAGVPVDEVKALVVRGLSIQEAIKRLSPQAPEPSAQLARPQLDSERLKEELRVLREKVVEQQRQIDSLELERASLLKSIKELSERLKEMEGCVERLRSEQALKARESLEVRRLESQLESSKAYALKLERRVRALEEELRSLAEVLLRWARGELRLLKPLSALTSSSIAEGVRELSLKHGDLVLVRDASSGSPEAVEALARLRVEGLVSLTSISPEARQALIKRQLAFLESPSLDILWAGGLAFAPSAKLNELLSESKRRVEEEGGELAEKSLRDILAKYKLSRSRALANGHSTVS
- a CDS encoding methionine adenosyltransferase, yielding MQRLFIERLEQVPLEEQRIEIVERKGLGHPDYICDSIMNRASIELAKEYLERVGYIMHHNLDKGLLAAGEVEVRFGGGVVKRPMLLVFGDRATFRVDGEEIPVADIVVGAAKQWIKENLRFVDPTEHVRYQVEIKQGSEALTDIFKRRAKKVLGANDTSAAVGYAPLTRTEKLVLGLENFLNSKEFKERYPETGEDVKVMGFRKDDSVELTVAMAFVDRFISSEEEYFKRKEEVYEAIREFLEERSPFKKTIATLNSLDRRRRGIGGVYLTVLGTSADGADCGQVGRGNRVNGVIPLNRPVSSEAAAGKNPVSHVGKIYNVLAHRIAEKIYSKVPGISEVYVWLLSRIGEPVNKPRATVAQLIPERGVKLSELRGQVRDVVEEELGGIEKFCEDLAYGRVPVC
- the thiC gene encoding phosphomethylpyrimidine synthase ThiC; this encodes MRGIGAEEVRRVALKEGVPEDWLSQRIERGTVVVLSGHRLDVEPVAVGEGVSVKVNVNVGTSTDLCDPNLELEKAKLSVKYGADTVMDLSTAEPVEAVRRMLLKELSVPIGTVPIYEAAIRSVSRGGAIVDVTVDDVFNAIESHAKDGVSFMTIHAGVTKRVVEGLKRHPRVAGVVSRGGALLAAWILHHGEENPLYANFDYLLEQAREYGFAISLGDGLRPGCLADAQDWAQMAELLEMASLIKRAMKAGVQVIVEGPGHVPLNQVEASVRVAKSLTNNAPLYTLGPLVTDVAPGYDHIVLAIGGAVAAAAGADFLCAVYRSEHLGLALLEDVKDSVVATKIAAHVGDTVRLGERAMSWDRAISEARARLDWEAQFKLALDPEEARRIHGRVPSKGPACSVCGRYCVYLILSKYLGASAQGI
- a CDS encoding methyltransferase domain-containing protein: MARRVSTPKYYDELSRSYSELYGPEQLRKHTLALSLVETSRGAVILDVGCGDGSLISMAAGKCSLAVGVDSSRRMVKLAWRRLKRRACLVLADAESLPFRDGSFDAAFVITVLQNLSSPRRGLSEVRRVLKGGGVCVATWLKKAKLKHSFEGLLRGAGLRPIKLLDLEGVQDLMSLSIKEEFEPKAYLRRIRNVRRGLELRSLIIKMLRGESLTIRKLAEKAGCSYSSAFRQVKNLEREGIVERLDNRPAKWKLTGRGQACIRDYLDTLSAGP
- the cyaB gene encoding class IV adenylate cyclase, with amino-acid sequence MELELELKAQASIRAAEAKLRMLGASLTSEGEEVDLYFQHPCRDFSSTDEALRLRRRGGAAFLTYKGPRLDGVGACKARSEAELSVSSFEGAAELLRLLGFREVAEIRKHRSVYKLGDLTIHLDRVEGLGEFVEVECSSNTSTLEEAKSRLIKIARELGVEADRATTKSYLELYLEALGHG
- the larB gene encoding nickel pincer cofactor biosynthesis protein LarB, whose amino-acid sequence is MVKGVLERLLRGELSLLEAERMIKGMLNVEVVDSIARLDVWREARRKVPEIILAPGKPVGLVAELAIKMAEATGRSLVSKAKPEHLAEVLKRLSEGYEAKLYEASGLIVVKKAGFQVEGGGRVGLLTGGVADVGVAEEVEVVAREMGCEVYKFTDVGVANLARLREAVAKLWEADVDVVVVAAGREGALASVVASLVEVPVIGVPVSTGEGLGGRGVAALFSMLQSCSLGLAVVNIDGGVAAGVVASLIANRASKFRAVKKSST